One segment of Salvia splendens isolate huo1 chromosome 20, SspV2, whole genome shotgun sequence DNA contains the following:
- the LOC121782999 gene encoding transcriptional corepressor LEUNIG-like — MSQTNWEADKMLDVYIHDYLVKRDLKVTAQAFQTEGKVSSDPVAIDAPGGFLFEWWSVFWDIFIARTNEKHSEVAASYIETQSMKAREQQQQQQQPQSQHQHQQQQQLQMQQLLLQRQAQQQQQQQQQQHQQQQQQHQQQQQHQQQQQQHQQQQQQQRREGGHLLNGSANGIVGNDPLMRQNTGTANALATKMYEEKLKLPIQRDSLDDAALKQRFADNVGQLLDPNHASILKSAAAAGQPSGQMLHGSSGGVSPQVQARSQQFPGSTPEIKTEINPILNPRGAGPEGSLIGMPGSNQGGNNLTLKGWPLTGLDQLRSGLLQQPKSFMPGPQPFHQLQMLTPQHQQQLMLAQQNLTSPSANDVESRRLRMLLNNRSVSMGKDGVSNSVGDVIPNIGSPMQAGGPGLPRADPEILMKMKIAQMHQQQQQSNNPTLQQQHPQHSLSGQQPQSSNHNLQQDKIMGAGSVTGDASMSNSFRGNDQASKNQTGRKRKQPASSGPANSSGTANTAGPSPSSAPSTPSTHTPGDVMSMPNMPHSGSSSKPLMMFGSDNTNTLTSPSNQLWDDKDLAQADMDQFVDDVEDNVESFLSHDDADPRDAVGRMDVVRKGFTFAELNSVRASSNKVVCCHFSSDGKLLASGGHDKKAVLWFTDSLKPKTTLEEHTSLITDVRFSTSMARLATSSFDKTVRVWDVENPSYSLRTFTGHSSGVMSLDFHPNKEDLICSCDGDGEIRYWSINNGSCARVFKGGTSQVRFQPRHGRYLAAAAENVVSILDAETQACRHSLKGHTKPIHSVNWDPSGELLASVSEDSVRVWTLRPGNEGECVHELSCNGNKFHSCVFHPTYSSLLVIGCYQSLELWNMTENKTMTLSAHDGLIASLAVSTVAGVVASASHDKIVKLWK, encoded by the exons ATGTCTCAAACCAACTGGGAAGCTGACAAAAT GTTGGATGTCTATATCCACGATTATTTAGTGAAAAGAGATTTGAAGGTTACCGCTCAGGCTTTCCAAACTGAAGGAAAAGTATCATCAGATCCTGTTG CTATCGATGCTCCTGGTGGTTTTCTCTTCGAATGGTGGTCTGTCttttgggatatttttattGCCAGGACAAATGAGAAGCATTCCGAAGTTGCTGCATCTTATATCGAG ACTCAGTCGATGAAGGCAAGGGAGCAACAGCAGCAACAGCAGCAGCCGCAGTCacaacaccaacaccaacaaCAGCAGCAACTGCAGATGCAGCAGCTTTTGTTGCAGAGGCAAGCTCAACAgcagcaacagcagcagcaacagcaacatcagcagcagcagcagcaacatcaacaacaacaacaacatcaacaaCAGCAGCAACAacatcagcagcagcagcagcagcaacgacgtgaaggtggccacctctTGAACGGTTCAGCTAATGGTATTGTTGGGAATGATCCTCTCATGAGGCAAAACACTGGTACTGCAAATGCTTTGGCAACAAAGATGTATGAAGAGAAATTAAAGCTCCCTATTCAGAGGGATTCCTTGGATGATGCAGCCTTAAAG CAAAGATTCGCGGATAATGTAGGCCAGCTTTTGGATCCTAACCATGCTTCAATCTTGAAGTCAGCTGCAGCAGCTGGCCAGCCGTCTGG GCAAATGCTGCACGGTTCTAGTGGTGGGGTATCTCCTCAAGTTCAAGCACGAAGCCAACAATTTCCGGGGTCTACACCA GAAATCAAAACTGAAATCAATCCTATTCTCAATCCAAGAGGTGCTGGCCCTGAAGGATCGTTGATTGGAATGCCTG GGTCAAATCAAGGTGGTAACAATTTGACGTTGAAAGGATGGCCTTTAACC GGTCTCGATCAGCTTCGTTCTGGTCTTCTCCAGCAGCCAAAGTCATTTATGCCGGGTCCTCAACCCTTTCATCAACTACAGATGCTAACGCCTCAGCACCAACAGCAGCTTATGCTGGCACAGCAGAATCTGACTTCCCCATCTGCCAATGATGTTGAGAGCAGAAGGCTGAGGATGCTTCTCAATAACCGAAGTGTATCTATGGGGAAAGATGGGGTCTCTAATTCAGTCGGGGATGTAATTCCTAATATTGGATCCCCAATGCAAGCTGGTGGCCCGGGATTGCCTCGTGCAGACCCAGAGATTTTGATGAAG ATGAAGATTGCACAAATGCATCAACAGCAGCAGCAAAGCAATAACCCAACGCTACAGCAGCAACATCCACAGCACAGTCTCTCGGGTCAGCAGCCTCAGAGTTCTAATCACAATCTCCAGCAAGACAAAATTATGGGTGCTGGCAGTGTTACGGGTGATGCTAGCATGTCGAATTCCTTCAGAGGAAATGATCAG GCTTCTAAAAACCAGACCGGAAGAAAACGAAAGCAACCTGCATCTTCTGGCCCTGCTAATAGCTCAGGAACTGCAAACACAGCTGGTCCTTCTCCCAGTTCAGCTCCATCGACGCCCTCAACACATACGCCTGGGGATGTCATGTCTATGCCTAATATGCCACACAGTGGCAGTTCTTCGAAGCCTCTGATGATGTTTGGATCTGATAACACGAACACCCTTACCTCACCATCTAACCAGCTG TGGGACGATAAAGATCTTGCACAAGCTGACATGgatcagtttgtggatgatgTTGAAGACAATGTAGAGTCTTTTTTATCCCATGATGATGCTGACCCCCGAGATGCAGTTGGCCGTATGGATGTTGTTAGAAAAG GGTTTACATTTGCGGAGCTCAATTCCGTTCGTGCTAGTTCAAATAAAGTCGTTTGTTGCCACTTCTCGTCAGACGGGAAGTTACTTGCCAGTGGTGGTCATGATAAAAAG GCTGTTTTATGGTTCACTGACTCTTTGAAGCCTAAAACTACACTTGAGGAGCACACGTCGCTTATAACCGATGTCCGTTTCAGCACTAGCATGGCTCgccttgccacatcatcatttgaCAAGACTGTCCGAGTTTGGGATGTGGAAAAT CCTTCATATTCTCTTCGGACCTTCACTGGGCATTCTTCTGGCGTGATGTCGTTGGACTTCCACCCAAACAAAGAAGATCTCATATGTTCCTGCGATGGTGATGGTGAAATAAGATACTGGAGCATAAACAATGGTAGCTGCGCAAGAGTTTTCAAG GGTGGAACTTCCCAAGTGAGATTCCAACCCCGACATGGACGTTATCTTGCAGCAGCTGCTGAAAATGTCGTGTCAATACTGGATGCAGAGACGCAGGCGTGCCGGCATTCCTTAAAG GGCCACACGAAACCTATCCATTCCGTCAACTGGGACCCTTCGGGAGAACTCCTGGCATCCGTAAGCGAGGATTCAGTTAGGGTGTGGACGCTGAGACCCGGGAACGAAGGAGAGTGTGTGCACGAGCTCAGCTGCAACGGAAACAAGTTCCACTCATGTGTTTTCCACCCTACTTACTCCTCGTTGCTAGTTATCGGTTGTTATCAg TCTCTAGAGCTGTGGAACATGACGGAAAACAAGACGATGACCCTCTCCGCGCATGACGGGCTGATCGCGTCGCTGGCTGTGTCCACGGTGGCGGGCGTCGTTGCATCCGCCAGCCACGACAAGATCGTAAAGCTGTGGAAATGA
- the LOC121782940 gene encoding protein TIFY 8-like has product MAHAHKNNREAASIDAGGETEAKPTTFHDFLGDKGQPQESAPPPAGGGRPSQDASPSSTSDLGSERHVSNHLEGIPFYGSRGDVAGLENTTRFMNNKRSNSDSFMMSSKDKFPQGPTDSQDSQPLTNLLRYSGSERPKRPHEEEASFGIHQRRPLSASFISQTSTGGRADNNPSNWDRATAVNPGPAMQYPPRTGHVMPFSYHAQSNRFRETNVGPSLMSQTAADEGSRTGIKGSGILSSLNAAGAISGRQPAGVLIRSGKSKSGACISEPESSAMPSRHGTESSGQMTIFYGGQAHVFDNVHPNKADVIMALAGSNGGSWSTTYTPISSAVRPSTGENRLPSSNNDAGIAMLRELHGGPSDKGDTHRGFASPD; this is encoded by the exons ATGGCTCATGCTCATAAAAATAACAGAGAAGCTGCTAGTATTGATGCCGGCGGCGAAACCGAAGCAAAGCCCACAACTTTTCATGATTTTCTTGGCGATAAGGGGCAGCCTCAAGAATCTGCTCCGCCGCCAGCCGGTGGTGGCAGGCCGTCGCAGGATGCGTCGCCTTCCTCCACTTCTGATCTGGGCTCTG AAAGACATGTCAGCAATCACTTGGAAGGAATACCGTTTTATGGATCAAGAGGCGATGTTGCTGGGCTGGAAAATACTACTAGGTTCATGAACAACAAACGAAGCAACTCTGACTCTTTCATGATGTCGTCAAAggataaatttccacaagggcCTACAGATTCGCAAGACAGCCAACCCTTGACTAAT CTGCTGCGCTATTCAGGGAGCGAGCGGCCTAAACGCCCACACGAGGAGGAGGCATCTTTTGGTATCCATCAAAGGAGGCCACTTTCGGCCTCTTTTATATCTCAGACTTCGACCGGTGGTAGAGCTGATAACAATCCTTCCAACTGGGACAGAGCCACAGCGGTTAACCCGGGGCCAGCAATGCAATATCCTCCACGCACCGGACATGTCATGCCATTTAGCTACCATGCCCAGTCAAATAGGTTCAGAGAAACAAACGTCGGCCCTTCTCTAATGTCACAAACAGCTGCTGATGAAGGATCGCGGACTGGAATCAAAGGCTCCGGAATTTTGAGTTCGTTAAATGCAGCTGGAGCTATCTCCGGGAGACAGCCTGCAGGGGTGCTCATACGCAGTGGTAAAAGTAAATCTGGCGCTTGCATTTCTGAACCGGAGTCTTCTGCTATGCCCAG CCGTCATGGAACAGAATCTTCTGGTCAAATGACAATATTTTATGGGGGCCAAGCGCACGTTTTCGACAATGTTCATCCAAATAAG GCGGACGTGATAATGGCATTGGCCGGATCAAATGGAGGATCTTGGTCGACAACCTACACGCCCATTTCTTCAGCAGTCAGGCCATCTACCGGAGAAAACCGCCTACCTAGCAGCAACAATGATGCCGGCATTGCTATGCTGAGGGAACTGCACGGGGGGCCATCCGACAAAGGTGACACCCACCGCGGTTTTGCTTCTCCCGATTGA
- the LOC121782267 gene encoding pentatricopeptide repeat-containing protein At5g11310, mitochondrial-like yields MNDHACNTALQPGPDLEAALNAAEIYPTPAHLLGIFKKLDSSPKPLFTLFNWARKRPDYRFSMDVFNAMVDSLGKAREFDSAWCVILDQIKGDLNERPNFDTYVIMIRRYARAGLPFAAIRTYEYICCLDSFHDSNAGKNLLETLLDSLCKEKHVRIASKYLDTITEKDPSWLPSVRIYNILLNGWLRIGKLKHAERIRVQMKKAGVKANVVTYGTLVEGFCQMSHPDNAIELVNEMRAEGVEPNAIVYNSIIDALGEAGRLKEAMGMLERFSILEMGPTLSTYNSLVKGFCKAGDLVEASKIVKMMMSVKCLPSTTTYGYFLKYLSKVGKTEVALDLYNQMIKSGYEQDRFTYHLLVKMLCRDERVDLATKMIKEMRGRGFDLDLATSTMLIHLLWKLQRYDEAVFEFVDMLRRGIVPQHLTYQRMTEDLERRGMFKTAHKLHDLMASVPRSTKVPNTYKGSQEWKMSIIKRAESMSQILKTRKTPSELGQNRYQPESAVLSAQRLIDHIQRKASFKENNIIHHTPNSNNL; encoded by the exons ATGAatgatcatgcatgcaacaCGGCCCTACAGCCCGGTCCCGACCTCGAAGCGGCCCTCAACGCGGCCGAAATCTACCCAACTCCAGCTCATTTACTCGGAATCTTCAAAAAACTTGATTCCAGCCCGAAACCCCTGTTCACACTCTTCAATTGGGCCCGAAAGCGCCCCGATTACAGATTCTCCATGGACGTTTTCAATGCCATGGTCGATTCTCTCGGTAAAGCCCGGGAATTTGACTCAGCTTGGTGCGTTATACTTGATCAAATTAAAGGAGATCTCAACGAAAGACCTAATTTCGATACTTATGTTATCATGATTAGGAGATATGCACGCGCAG GACTTCCATTTGCAGCCATTCGAACGTATGAATATATATGCTGTTTGGATTCGTTTCACGATTCAAATGCAGGAAAGAATCTGTTGGAGACTCTGTTGGACTCTTTGTGCAAAGAAAAGCATGTTAGGATAGCCTCAAAGTATTTGGATACGATCACAGAAAAGGACCCTAGCTGGTTGCCATCTGTTAGGATCTATAACATACTGCTGAATGGGTGGCTCCGCATAGGAAAGCTCAAACATGCTGAGCGGATCCGTGTGCAGATGAAGAAGGCCGGTGTTAAGGCAAATGTGGTCACATATGGAACCCTTGTTGAAGGATTTTGTCAAATGAGTCATCCTGACAATGCAATTGAGTTAGTTAATGAGATGAGGGCGGAGGGAGTCGAGCCCAACGCAATTGTGTATAACTCCATCATTGATGCACTGGGAGAAGCTGGAAGGCTGAAGGAGGCGATGGGGATGCTGGAGAGGTTCTCGATTTTAGAAATGGGACCCACTCTTTCCACGTATAACTCGTTGGTGAAGGGCTTCTGCAAGGCTGGGGATCTGGTAGAGGCTAGCAAGATTGTTAAGATGATGATGAGTGTCAAGTGTTTGCCCTCTACTACGACGTATGGCTATTTCCTCAAGTACTTGTCGAAGGTAGGGAAGACTGAGGTGGCCTTGGATCTCTATAATCAAATGATCAAATCAGGGTATGAACAGGATCGATTTACATATCATCTGCTGGTGAAAATGTTGTGCAGGGATGAAAGGGTGGATCTTGCTACGAAGATGATCAAGGAGATGAGAGGTAGGGGATTCGATTTGGACTTGGCTACGAGCACCATGCTCATCCACTTACTATGGAAGTTGCAGAGGTACGACGAGGCTGTGTTTGAGTTTGTGGACATGCTCCGTAGGGGAATTGTTCCTCAACATCTGACATATCAGAGAATGACCGAGGATTTGGAGAGGCGGGGCATGTTTAAAACCGCGCATAAACTTCATGATCTGATGGCGTCCGTTCCTCGCTCGACAAAAGTGCCTAACACGTACAAGGGGTCACAGGAATGGAAAATGTCCATCATAAAGAGAGCTGAGTCCATGTCTCAGATTTTGAAGACGCGTAAAACCCCCAGCGAGCTTGGGCAGAACAGGTATCAGCCGGAGAGCGCTGTGCTGAGCGCGCAGAGGTTAATCGACCATATTCAGAGGAAAGCCAGCTTCAAGGAGAACAACATTATTCACCACACTCCCAAttctaataatttataa